From the genome of Nocardia mangyaensis:
GGCTCGGCGCGCGGCGCGGCCGACAAGGTCTACCCAAGTCCAGTTCCGGCGCCTACGCTGGGTTTATGCCGGGCACTTATGACGATGTCGCCCCACTCCGGCCGGTGGAGCCCACCGCCGAGGCGCGCGGCGTGGACACGATCGGATCCGCGAGCCGCACCGGTGTGCCCATCACCGTCGTCGAGCCCGAGCGCATTGCCCGCGGTGGCATCGTCGTCCTGCACGAATCCAGGGAATTCTCGCCCCAGCTGCGCGAGTTGATGAAGTCGCTGGCGTTCGAGGGCTGGATCGTCATCGCCCCGCACCTGTTCGACCGCAGCACCGACGATGGAGTGCGCGAGGTGTTCGGCGAGGAACTCTTCGACGATTTCGACGCGGGCTTCGACTGGCTCACCCGCCGCGGGGTCTTCCCCGACACCATCGGCGTCCTCGGCTTCGACACCGCGGGCACCGCCGCTTTCCTCGTCGCCACCAATCGACCGATCGGCGCCGCGGTGAGCGTGGCCGCGCCAGGCATCCTCGAGCCGCTGCCGGATCAGGACACCGCCTTGGTCGATGTCGCCGCCGATCTCCAGGCGCCCTGGCTCGGCCTGTTCGGCGCCGACGACCCGGCCACCCCGCCCGAGGCCGTCGACCGTCTCCGCGACGCGACCGCTCGCGCGAATGTGGCCAGTCTCACCATCAGCTACTCCGGCCTCGGCCACCGCGTCGATCGCCCCGATCCCGACGACGATGCTGCCGCCGCGATCCAGATCGATTCACAGACCCGCATCTACGACTGGTTCGACAGCAACTTACGCTGATTGACCAGGCGTTTTGGACTACCATGACTGCTCGTGTAATCTTCATTCCCGGCGGTTCGACAAGGACCGGTGCCCTCGAAGAGAAGGCTCCAGGAGGCGTGCCAGAGCGGCCGAATGGGACTCACTGCTAATGAGTTGTCCCTTCACGGGGACCGGAGGTTCAAATCCTCTCGCCTCCGCCACACCCCGGTTCGCCGGGTAACAACTGAAGACCATGCGCCCGTAGCTCAACGGATAGAGCACTTGACTACGGATCAAGAGGTTAGGGGTTCGAATCCCTTCGGGCGCACAACAATTCGCCTCCTACCAGTGCAAACCGGTAGGAGGCGAGTTTCGTTTCCGGGTGATCCGGGCAGGATCACCTACTTTCCCCTTGCAAACGAACCCACACTTTCCGGGATATGCGAGCCGGACCGGTGGCAACGCCCAGGTGGCGTCGGACCCGAGGAGCTCGTGGCGGGGCACACAGGCACGGGCGAGTACCTCGAGAACGCGCACTGGGTCGCATCCGTACATGCCCGCTCCGAATGCGCAATTGGCTTCGACGACCGCCCACCCGCGTCCTTCGATGAGGCCGACATCGATGACATCGGTGGGGCGCCACCAATGTTCCTCACTCGGTGGGTTGTTCGGGCGCGAAGGATTCGAGGGCGCCGACGCCGAGGGCGGCGTTCTGGCACACGGAGTTGACGACGCGAGGTTGTGGGCCCGAGTTGACGCCGACGGCGTTCGCCGCGGCTACGCCTCGGGTAGTGGCCCTGGCCCACGACCAGTTCTTGTTGGTCGCGCGGGCGACGGCGGCGCAGTAGCCGCTGGCGGCGGTGACATACGGTCTGCAGTCGCTTTTCTTGCAGGCCTTTTTCGCGGCCTTTTCAGCGGCACGTTGGGTCGGGTAGTTCCATGCCGCGGCGGTTACGCCGGTCTGGCGCGAGATGGCGATCGACGCGTAGAGGGTTGATTCGGCCGATGCGGGGGCAGTGGTGACGGTGGCTCCGATCCCTGCCAGGGCTACGACCGAGGCGAGCTTGAAACCAAGTGTGGCAAGAGATTTCATGCACTTGATGATCGGCGGTGGCGGTTGTGGAATTCTTGGCGGCGGCTGTTGGCCGGATCGCTATTTCCAGGCGGGCAGTGGCGGCAGCGGCCCGGTGAGGTCGCTGCCCGAGCTGCGGCCGAGTAACCAGGCCAGCAGGGCGGAGGCTGGGCCGAGGACGGTGTGGTGGGGGCGGCCAGGGCCTACGGTGGCGATGAAATCGGTATCGGTGGACTGGATGTCGAAGGTGGGGGTGGCTGCGGGGAGCACCTTGGCGGACAGGTCGATGACGGCTTCGGGGAGCAGGCGGGCGACGAAGGCGGCGGGCCAGTCGGCGGGGGTGTAGCCGACGTCGAGGTCGACGTGGTGGATCTCGGTCTCGCGCAGTCGCATCCACGGGATCTGGTCGGCGGTCAGCTCGCCACCCTGGCGGTTGCGCACCACCGCGTGCCAGTCGGCGGCGGGCATCGTGGTGGCGACCGCCTGCCAGCGGTGCGCCGAGGCGGTGAAATCGTCGTGCTGCACCTCCAGCGAGCGGGGTGCGCCCGCGACGATGTCGGCATCGCGCACGGCGCCGCTGGGGTACTGCGGGATCTCGATGCCGGTGCGCGCCCAGAGCAGCAGGTTCAGCAGGCTGTCGGCATTGCGGGACAGATGGGCGAGGACATGGCCGCGCGTCCAGCCGGGTAATTGGGACGGCTCGGCCAGCGCCGCGTCGGTGAGCGTCCCGATCGCGGTGTCGAGGCGTGCGGTGGAGGCGGCGACCTGGGTGAGCAGGTCGGTGGGAGTAGCCGTTTCGCTGGTCACGGGGTCGAGCGTAGTTGCCCGGGTCCGCGCGCATCGGCATTCAACCGGTCCTGATACCGGCCTGTGGACAACCGTGAACCTGTGGACAACTGTGCGGATTTCGCCATCGAGGCCAGCGGCCAAGAGCACCGCCGTGTGAGGATTCAACCAGCGATGATCGCGGCGGCGGCCAGGGTGCTGGTCAGCGCGTGTGGGTGATGCAGTTGCGGAAACAGGCCGCTGTCACCGCCGCACGTGCTGTCGCCGGGATCGCAGTCGTGCAGGGGG
Proteins encoded in this window:
- a CDS encoding dienelactone hydrolase family protein; the protein is MPGTYDDVAPLRPVEPTAEARGVDTIGSASRTGVPITVVEPERIARGGIVVLHESREFSPQLRELMKSLAFEGWIVIAPHLFDRSTDDGVREVFGEELFDDFDAGFDWLTRRGVFPDTIGVLGFDTAGTAAFLVATNRPIGAAVSVAAPGILEPLPDQDTALVDVAADLQAPWLGLFGADDPATPPEAVDRLRDATARANVASLTISYSGLGHRVDRPDPDDDAAAAIQIDSQTRIYDWFDSNLR
- a CDS encoding DUF4343 domain-containing protein; its protein translation is MDVGLIEGRGWAVVEANCAFGAGMYGCDPVRVLEVLARACVPRHELLGSDATWALPPVRLAYPGKCGFVCKGKVGDPARITRKRNSPPTGLHW
- a CDS encoding DUF4189 domain-containing protein — translated: MKSLATLGFKLASVVALAGIGATVTTAPASAESTLYASIAISRQTGVTAAAWNYPTQRAAEKAAKKACKKSDCRPYVTAASGYCAAVARATNKNWSWARATTRGVAAANAVGVNSGPQPRVVNSVCQNAALGVGALESFAPEQPTE
- a CDS encoding maleylpyruvate isomerase family mycothiol-dependent enzyme, whose product is MTSETATPTDLLTQVAASTARLDTAIGTLTDAALAEPSQLPGWTRGHVLAHLSRNADSLLNLLLWARTGIEIPQYPSGAVRDADIVAGAPRSLEVQHDDFTASAHRWQAVATTMPAADWHAVVRNRQGGELTADQIPWMRLRETEIHHVDLDVGYTPADWPAAFVARLLPEAVIDLSAKVLPAATPTFDIQSTDTDFIATVGPGRPHHTVLGPASALLAWLLGRSSGSDLTGPLPPLPAWK
- a CDS encoding DUF998 domain-containing protein, which gives rise to MLVFPRRRLTTIGWVALLCFGASTIADALFPLHDCDPGDSTCGGDSGLFPQLHHPHALTSTLAAAAIIAG